The sequence below is a genomic window from Sphingobium sp. EP60837.
TCCCCCTAAGATGAGCCAAGTCCCCGGTCGCGAACGGGGTGAGCCGTCAATCGCCGGAACAGATTGGCGCAGGCATCAGAAAGGACGCTGCCCGTGCAGCATGAAATGGCATGAAAATCATTGTCGTCGCCAGTCTTGCCTATTCGCTGATCAACTTCCGCGGGCGCCTGATCGCCGCGATGATAGAGAATGGGCATGAGGTCCTGTTGTGCGCGCCGGACCATGATCCGGAAATCGAAGCCAGGTTGAAGGCGATGGGGGCAACCTATCTGCAGATGCCGATGGCCCGTGCCGGCATGAATCCGTTCATCGATATTGTGACGCTGGCATGGCTGGTTCGCTGCTTCTGGCGCGAACGCCCGCAGGCCGTCCTGGCCTACACACAAAAGCCCATCATCTATGGCGGCATCGCAAGCCGATTATTCCGCAACATCGACTTCTACGCGATGGTGAGCGGCCTTGGCCATGTATTCAGCGACGGCGGATCGCGCCTGCTGACCTGTGTTCGAGCGATCGTTTCCGTCCTTTACCGGCTGGCGATCGGCAAGTCCAAGGCGGTATTCGTCTTTAACAGCGACGATCGCGGCGAGATGTTGCGGCACCATATCATCAAGCCGGAAAGCCGGGTCATACAGGTGCCGGGATCGGGCGTGGACCTGTCCCACTATGCGCAGGCTCCCCTGCCGGACGGGCCGGCGGTGTTCCTGATGATCGCACGGCTGCTGCGGAACAAGGGCCTGATCGAATATGTCGAGTCAGCAAAGATCGTGAAGGCCCGGTTTCCTGAAGCGCGCTTCCTCCTGCTGGGGCCGCTCGATGAAAACCCGGCCGCCATTTCCCGCGGAGATATTGCGCAATGGCACGAGGACGGGATCATCGAATATCTTGGCGAGACGCGCGACGTACGCCCCTATCTGGCGGGGGCGAGCATTTTCGTGCTGCCCAGCTGGTATCGCGAAGGGTTGCCCCGCACCATATTGGAAGCAATGTCGGTGGGTCGTGGCGTGATCACGACCGATATGCCGGGTTGCCGTGAACCGATTGTCCAGGGGATCAACGGCTTTGTGGTCGAACCGCGCAGCGTCCGGGCGCTTGCGGACGCGATGCTCACTGTCTGCGCACAGCCGGAGCTGCCCTTGCGCCTCTCCCGCGCTGCGCGAAGGACGGCGGAGGAGCGTTATTCGGTTGAGCGGGTGAATGCCATGCTGCTTTCAGCCATGGAGATAAAGGGCGTCAGCGCCGATCGAGGCGGAAGACCTGCCCTGAACGGGCGGTTGGCGGCCGGAGAATCCTGATGCCAACAAGGCGATTGGTCGATGTCCTGCTTGCTTCCACGGGGCTTGTGCTGTTCGCTCCGCTGATGGCGGTGATTGGCGGCTCTATCCGCATAGTGGATGGCGCGCCGGTGTTGTTCAAACAGACCCGAGTGACGCGGGGAGGCCGGCTGTTCGAAGTGCTCAAGTTCCGCACGATGAACGACAGGCGCGACTCCGAAGGGCGGTTGCTGCCCGACAGCA
It includes:
- a CDS encoding glycosyltransferase family 4 protein; this encodes MKIIVVASLAYSLINFRGRLIAAMIENGHEVLLCAPDHDPEIEARLKAMGATYLQMPMARAGMNPFIDIVTLAWLVRCFWRERPQAVLAYTQKPIIYGGIASRLFRNIDFYAMVSGLGHVFSDGGSRLLTCVRAIVSVLYRLAIGKSKAVFVFNSDDRGEMLRHHIIKPESRVIQVPGSGVDLSHYAQAPLPDGPAVFLMIARLLRNKGLIEYVESAKIVKARFPEARFLLLGPLDENPAAISRGDIAQWHEDGIIEYLGETRDVRPYLAGASIFVLPSWYREGLPRTILEAMSVGRGVITTDMPGCREPIVQGINGFVVEPRSVRALADAMLTVCAQPELPLRLSRAARRTAEERYSVERVNAMLLSAMEIKGVSADRGGRPALNGRLAAGES